Sequence from the Gemmatimonadales bacterium genome:
AGCCGTCCTGGGTGAATCGCCGCTCCGGTGGCCAGTAATCGTGTACGGTCCCCGCATAGTAATCCTGGAGCACGCGATCGAGCGCGGGGTCGTCGAGCCGCGGGTCCACGTAGCACCATGCGGCGAGCACGCCGCCGGGGCGCAGCACCCGGCGCGTCTCGCGGAAGAACGCTTCGAAGTCGAACCAGTGAAGCGCCTGGGCGGCCGTGACTAGATCCACCGAACGCTCCGCGAGCCCGCTGTCCCGTTCCCGGGCGATCCGGTACTCCACCTTGGGGTGCGGCGACGCGTGCGCGATCTGCTCGGCGCTCGGATCGGTCGCGACCACCCGCTCGAACCGCTCGGCGAGGCCCGTCGCGGCCTGGCCGTTGCCGGTCCCACAGTCCCAGGCCAGCTCCCGCCCCGGCGCCAGCCCGGCCAGATAATCGAACAGTGCCGCGGGATAGCGCGGCCGGAACGCCGCATAACCCGGCGCGCGCTTCGAGAAGTGGTCTTTGAATCCGGGAGTCACCGCTCGGCAATATGCCGGGCACGGCGCCGTTGCGGGAGGGAGCGGCGGGTGTGATGATAGGCGAATGCGCAAGGCGGTGTTCGTGCTGACGTTCGCGCCGATTCGGAACCACGGGCAGACCGGTGCCGCCCCCAACTTCATCGAGCTGCACCCGGTCCTCTCGATCCAATTCCGCTAGCCGCTCATCCGACTCAGGGCGTCCGACGCGTTTGCGCACCCGGGTCTACGGCGAGTCTCACGGCCGC
This genomic interval carries:
- a CDS encoding class I SAM-dependent methyltransferase; translation: MTPGFKDHFSKRAPGYAAFRPRYPAALFDYLAGLAPGRELAWDCGTGNGQAATGLAERFERVVATDPSAEQIAHASPHPKVEYRIARERDSGLAERSVDLVTAAQALHWFDFEAFFRETRRVLRPGGVLAAWCYVDPRLDDPALDRVLQDYYAGTVHDYWPPERRFTQDGYRSIAFPFPDLEAPTLWLEMNPNLHEFSGYLRTWSATQRYVEAHGRDPVDDVEAALIPGWGDPSARRSLRWPLHLRVGRSPAAE